From a single Gemmatimonadota bacterium genomic region:
- a CDS encoding SURF1 family protein: MREELIHDQAGGRASPVQLTLSTFTDTRSMPFGRQLLFALTVLVALACAGLGSWQLGRLFERRERNRLAVEQSRLAKADLTTQSLEGPIGFRRVRLAGQFDPDRPFIIRGRLFQGTPGIQIITPLRLPNRDTVVLVNRGFVPSPDAISTFGPGRYAEPVDADFEGIAVAIPDDGDGQPLVGPDGETWRRLDRTAMASRLPYPIAPYYVIRTADSTTAEHTIRGRSLPVRLDPPPLDDGPHLSYAVQWFLIAGSALGFGLVFIRRRPTVSDVPP, translated from the coding sequence ATGCGCGAAGAGCTTATCCACGATCAGGCGGGCGGGCGGGCCTCGCCGGTTCAACTCACGCTGTCCACCTTTACAGACACTCGATCCATGCCCTTTGGACGCCAGCTCCTCTTCGCCCTGACCGTGTTGGTGGCCTTAGCGTGCGCCGGCCTGGGTAGCTGGCAGCTCGGTCGGCTCTTCGAACGGCGGGAACGAAACCGCTTGGCGGTCGAACAGAGCCGGTTGGCCAAGGCCGACCTGACGACCCAATCCCTCGAGGGCCCGATCGGATTCCGGCGAGTCCGACTCGCCGGGCAATTCGATCCCGACCGCCCGTTCATCATTCGTGGCCGCCTGTTCCAGGGGACCCCGGGCATTCAGATCATCACGCCGCTGCGGTTGCCGAACCGGGACACCGTAGTGCTGGTGAACCGGGGATTCGTCCCGAGCCCCGACGCCATCTCGACCTTCGGCCCCGGGCGCTACGCCGAGCCGGTCGACGCGGATTTTGAAGGGATCGCGGTCGCGATCCCGGACGACGGGGACGGACAGCCGCTCGTGGGGCCGGACGGGGAGACCTGGCGCCGACTGGACCGGACCGCGATGGCTTCGCGGCTTCCCTACCCGATCGCGCCGTACTACGTGATCCGGACCGCCGACTCGACCACGGCAGAGCACACGATCCGCGGGCGCTCGCTTCCGGTCCGGCTCGACCCGCCGCCCCTCGACGACGGCCCTCACCTGTCCTATGCGGTGCAGTGGTTCCTGATTGCCGGGTCGGCACTCGGATTCGGGCTGGTGTTCATTCGCCGTCGGCCGACGGTGTCCGACGTGCCGCCCTGA
- the hutH gene encoding histidine ammonia-lyase: MRMVTPGRLTVADLRGLDAGFEPVSLDPGCRAVVAAAAATIEAIVAKGRPAYGINTGFGKLARVGIPADQLGRLQANLVRSHAAGVGPLLDDDTVRLILVLKIASLARGHSGVRTEVLDAAVALHNARIWPCIPTQGSVGASGDLAPLAHLTLGLMGEGQVRVGGVIQDAGAALEAAGLRPITLAAKEGLALLNGTQVSTAMALRALFEVERVYAAAVVAGALTVDAAKGSDTPFDERIQRVRGHRGQIDAARCYRELLAGSAIRVSHLEGDDRVQDPYSLRCQPQVMGACLDLMRNAAATLVTEANAVSDNPLVFPETGEVISGGNFHAEPVAFAADTLAIAAAEIGALAERRIALLTDASVSGLPAFLVAEPGLNSGFMIAHVTAAALASENKTLAHPASVDSMPTSANQEDHVSMATFAARKLGDIAVNVRRIVAIELLAAAQGIDFHRPLVTSPVLERVHSAVRARVGHYGEDRYFAPDIGAAEDLIGTGLFAELLGPLALLDPVG; the protein is encoded by the coding sequence ATGCGGATGGTGACCCCGGGCCGCCTAACGGTTGCCGATTTGCGAGGACTGGATGCCGGGTTCGAGCCGGTCAGTCTCGACCCCGGCTGCCGGGCGGTCGTCGCCGCCGCTGCCGCGACGATCGAGGCGATCGTCGCGAAGGGCCGTCCGGCCTACGGGATCAACACCGGTTTCGGAAAGTTGGCCCGGGTCGGGATTCCCGCCGACCAACTCGGGCGCCTCCAGGCCAACCTGGTGCGATCGCATGCGGCCGGCGTCGGGCCGCTCCTGGACGATGACACGGTCCGGTTGATCCTGGTCCTCAAGATCGCGTCGCTGGCGCGCGGGCACTCGGGGGTGCGGACTGAGGTCCTCGATGCGGCCGTCGCCCTCCACAACGCCCGGATCTGGCCCTGTATTCCAACCCAGGGATCGGTTGGGGCTTCCGGGGATTTGGCGCCGCTGGCCCACCTAACGCTCGGGCTGATGGGTGAAGGCCAGGTTCGAGTCGGCGGGGTGATTCAGGACGCGGGAGCGGCGCTCGAGGCCGCCGGCCTTCGCCCGATCACACTCGCGGCCAAAGAGGGATTGGCGTTGCTGAACGGGACCCAAGTGTCCACCGCCATGGCGCTCCGGGCCCTGTTCGAGGTCGAACGAGTCTACGCCGCGGCGGTGGTGGCGGGGGCGCTCACCGTCGACGCCGCCAAGGGATCGGATACGCCGTTCGACGAAAGGATTCAGCGGGTCCGCGGTCATCGGGGTCAGATCGATGCGGCCCGGTGCTATCGCGAGCTCCTGGCCGGAAGTGCGATTCGAGTTTCGCACCTCGAGGGCGACGACCGGGTCCAGGACCCGTACTCGCTTCGGTGCCAGCCCCAAGTCATGGGGGCATGTCTCGACCTGATGCGAAACGCGGCCGCGACGTTGGTGACGGAGGCCAACGCCGTCTCCGACAACCCACTCGTGTTTCCCGAGACGGGCGAAGTGATTTCCGGCGGGAACTTTCACGCCGAGCCGGTGGCATTTGCCGCCGACACGCTGGCGATTGCGGCCGCTGAGATCGGGGCGCTGGCCGAGCGGCGGATCGCCCTGTTGACCGACGCGTCGGTTTCGGGGCTCCCGGCTTTTCTGGTGGCCGAGCCGGGCCTCAATTCGGGGTTCATGATCGCCCATGTCACCGCGGCGGCCCTGGCCAGCGAGAACAAGACCTTGGCCCATCCGGCCAGTGTGGATTCGATGCCGACGTCCGCCAATCAAGAGGACCATGTCAGCATGGCTACCTTTGCCGCGCGAAAACTCGGCGACATCGCCGTCAATGTCCGGCGGATTGTCGCGATTGAGCTGTTGGCCGCGGCGCAGGGCATCGACTTCCACCGGCCGCTCGTCACCAGTCCGGTTCTCGAGCGAGTCCATTCGGCGGTGCGGGCCCGGGTCGGCCACTACGGCGAGGATCGGTACTTTGCCCCCGACATCGGCGCGGCCGAGGACCTCATTGGCACGGGGCTGTTCGCTGAACTTCTCGGTCCGCTAGCCCTCCTCGATCCGGTCGGCTAA
- a CDS encoding urocanate hydratase — MTVVAGPRPVRSPRGTELTCRNWLIEAAYRMIQNNLDPEVAERPDDLVVYGGIGKAARNWECFEAILEALRRLEPEETLLVQSGKPVAVFRTHLDAPRVLIANSNLVPKWATWDHFHELDRKGLMMYGQMTAGSWIYIGSQGIVQGTHETFVELGRQHYQGNWAGKWILTAGLGGMGGAQPLAAVLAGAHCLVIECQESRIDFRRQTRYVDHKATSIEEALAILASATSPTSVGLLGNAAELLPQFVDLAKRGGPRPHAVTDQTSAHDLVNGYLPAGWTVAEWQAARAGTQAERARLVDAAAASCAVHVRAMLEFHRMGVPTIDYGNNIRQVALDRGVVDAFAFPGFVPACIRPLFCEGKGPFRWVALSGDPEDIYKTDAKVKELFPEHHALHRWLDQARERIAFQGLPARICWLGLGERHRAALAFNAMVRSGELKAPIVIGRDHLDAGSVASPNRETEAMLDGSDAVSDWPFLNALSATAAGATWVSLHHGGGVGMGYSQHSGVVIVCDGTPEADARLARVLWNDPAIGVVRHADAGYPLAKAAVRTHHLNTPAIALGEG, encoded by the coding sequence ATGACCGTCGTCGCTGGTCCTCGTCCGGTTCGATCCCCGCGGGGCACCGAACTGACCTGCCGGAACTGGCTGATCGAAGCGGCGTACCGGATGATCCAAAACAACCTAGATCCCGAGGTCGCGGAACGGCCCGATGATTTAGTGGTCTACGGCGGGATCGGCAAAGCCGCCCGCAACTGGGAGTGCTTCGAGGCGATCCTCGAGGCACTCCGTCGGCTCGAGCCGGAGGAGACGCTGCTGGTCCAGAGCGGCAAGCCGGTGGCGGTCTTCCGGACCCACCTCGACGCGCCGCGGGTCCTCATTGCCAACTCGAATTTGGTGCCCAAATGGGCCACCTGGGATCATTTCCATGAGCTCGATCGCAAGGGGCTCATGATGTACGGCCAGATGACCGCGGGGTCGTGGATCTACATCGGCTCGCAGGGCATCGTGCAGGGGACCCATGAGACCTTCGTCGAGCTGGGCCGTCAACATTACCAAGGCAATTGGGCCGGCAAGTGGATCCTGACCGCGGGGCTCGGCGGGATGGGCGGCGCCCAGCCGTTGGCCGCGGTCCTGGCGGGAGCCCACTGTCTCGTCATCGAATGCCAGGAATCGCGGATCGACTTTCGCCGCCAGACCCGATATGTCGATCATAAAGCGACGTCGATCGAGGAGGCGCTGGCGATCCTGGCGTCCGCCACCAGCCCGACGTCGGTCGGGCTCCTCGGGAACGCGGCGGAGTTGCTGCCGCAGTTCGTCGACTTGGCCAAGCGGGGCGGGCCCCGGCCGCACGCGGTGACCGATCAGACCTCGGCGCACGATTTGGTCAATGGCTACCTGCCGGCCGGCTGGACGGTTGCGGAATGGCAGGCCGCCCGGGCCGGCACGCAAGCGGAGCGGGCCCGGTTGGTCGATGCCGCGGCGGCATCCTGTGCGGTGCACGTCCGCGCCATGCTCGAGTTTCATCGAATGGGCGTGCCCACGATCGACTACGGGAACAACATCCGTCAAGTCGCGCTCGATCGCGGTGTCGTGGATGCGTTCGCGTTTCCGGGCTTCGTGCCCGCGTGCATTCGCCCGTTGTTTTGCGAAGGGAAAGGGCCCTTCCGTTGGGTGGCCCTGTCCGGCGACCCCGAGGACATCTACAAAACCGACGCCAAGGTCAAGGAACTGTTTCCGGAGCACCACGCGCTCCACCGGTGGCTCGATCAAGCCCGCGAACGGATTGCGTTTCAAGGCCTCCCGGCCCGGATCTGCTGGCTGGGCCTCGGGGAACGGCATCGGGCCGCGCTGGCGTTCAACGCGATGGTCCGATCCGGCGAACTGAAGGCCCCGATCGTGATCGGGCGCGATCATCTTGACGCGGGGTCGGTGGCCAGCCCGAATCGCGAAACCGAGGCGATGCTGGACGGATCCGACGCCGTGTCGGACTGGCCGTTTCTGAACGCCCTGTCGGCGACCGCCGCCGGCGCCACCTGGGTGAGCCTCCACCACGGGGGCGGCGTCGGCATGGGGTATTCCCAACACTCGGGCGTGGTCATCGTGTGCGATGGCACGCCCGAAGCCGATGCCCGCCTGGCCCGGGTGCTCTGGAACGATCCGGCGATTGGCGTCGTCCGTCACGCCGACGCCGGGTATCCGCTGGCCAAGGCGGCGGTGCGGACCCATCACCTCAACACCCCGGCCATCGCGCTTGGGGAAGGCTGA